The following are encoded together in the Pectobacterium punjabense genome:
- the tkt gene encoding transketolase — MSSRKELANAIRALSMDGVQKAKSGHPGAPMGMADIAEVLWRDYLNHNPANPNWANRDRFVLSNGHASMLIYSLLHLSGYDLPIEELKNFRQLHSKTPGHPEYGYTAGVETTTGPLGQGIANAVGMAIAERTLAAQFNRPGHEIVNHHTYTFLGDGCMMEGISHEVCSLAGTMKLGKLTAFYDDNGISIDGHVEGWFTDDTAARFEAYGWHVVRGVDGHDADAIKRAIGEAQLVTDKPSLLMCKTVIGFGSPNKAGTHDSHGAPLGDAEVAASREQLGWTHAPFDIPADIYAAWDAKPAGQRKEAAWDEAFAAYASAYPELAAEFTRRTGGELPANWQADAQKFIEDLQANPAKIASRKASQNALEAYGKLLPEFLGGSADLAPSNLTIWSGSVSLDKDHAGNYIHYGVREFGMTAIANGIALHGGFVPYTATFLMFVEYARNAVRMAALMKIRSIYVYTHDSIGLGEDGPTHQPVEQLASLRVTPNMSNWRPADQVETAVAWKYAIERQDGPTSLILSRQNLAQQSRTAEQLANVAKGGYVLKDSEGQPELILIATGSEVELAVGAYDKLTAAGRKVRVVSMPSTDAFDKQDAAYREAVLPKAVSARVAIEAGIADYWFKYVGLNGAIVGMTSFGESAPAELLFEEFGFTVDNVVEKAQALLK, encoded by the coding sequence ATGTCCTCTCGTAAAGAACTTGCCAATGCTATCCGTGCGCTGAGCATGGATGGGGTGCAGAAAGCCAAATCCGGTCACCCGGGCGCACCGATGGGCATGGCCGATATCGCCGAAGTGCTGTGGCGCGACTATCTTAACCATAATCCGGCCAACCCTAACTGGGCCAACCGTGACCGCTTCGTGCTGTCTAACGGCCACGCGTCCATGCTGATTTACAGCCTGCTGCACCTCTCCGGCTACGACCTGCCGATTGAAGAACTGAAAAACTTCCGTCAGTTGCACTCCAAAACGCCAGGTCACCCTGAATACGGCTACACCGCCGGCGTTGAAACCACCACCGGTCCGCTGGGGCAGGGTATCGCCAATGCGGTCGGTATGGCGATTGCCGAGCGCACGCTGGCCGCGCAGTTCAACCGTCCGGGTCATGAGATTGTTAACCATCACACCTACACCTTCCTCGGCGACGGCTGCATGATGGAAGGGATTTCCCACGAAGTCTGCTCGCTGGCGGGCACCATGAAACTCGGCAAACTGACCGCGTTTTATGATGACAACGGCATCTCCATTGACGGCCATGTTGAAGGCTGGTTTACCGACGATACTGCCGCCCGCTTTGAAGCCTACGGCTGGCACGTGGTGCGCGGCGTGGACGGTCACGATGCGGACGCTATCAAACGCGCCATCGGCGAAGCGCAGCTTGTCACTGACAAACCGTCACTGCTGATGTGTAAAACCGTGATTGGTTTTGGTTCTCCGAACAAGGCCGGTACGCACGACTCGCACGGTGCACCGCTGGGCGATGCCGAAGTGGCTGCATCCCGCGAACAGCTGGGCTGGACGCACGCACCGTTCGATATTCCTGCCGATATTTATGCCGCCTGGGATGCCAAGCCGGCCGGTCAGCGTAAGGAAGCTGCCTGGGATGAGGCATTTGCTGCCTATGCCAGCGCATACCCGGAACTGGCTGCCGAGTTCACTCGTCGCACCGGCGGTGAACTGCCCGCCAACTGGCAGGCTGACGCACAGAAATTCATTGAAGACCTGCAAGCGAATCCGGCGAAAATTGCCAGTCGCAAAGCGTCACAGAACGCGCTGGAAGCCTACGGCAAACTGCTGCCGGAATTCCTGGGCGGCTCTGCCGACCTGGCGCCGAGCAACCTGACCATCTGGTCTGGCTCGGTTTCACTGGATAAAGACCACGCGGGTAATTACATCCACTACGGCGTGCGTGAATTCGGCATGACGGCGATTGCCAACGGGATTGCGCTACACGGTGGTTTTGTACCGTACACGGCGACCTTCCTGATGTTCGTGGAATATGCGCGTAACGCCGTGCGTATGGCCGCGCTGATGAAAATCCGCAGCATCTACGTTTACACCCACGACTCCATCGGTCTGGGCGAAGACGGCCCGACACACCAGCCGGTTGAACAGCTGGCCAGCCTGCGCGTCACACCGAACATGAGCAACTGGCGTCCGGCAGACCAGGTGGAAACGGCGGTGGCGTGGAAATACGCCATTGAGCGTCAGGACGGCCCGACGTCGCTGATCCTGTCTCGTCAGAATCTGGCACAGCAGTCACGTACCGCTGAGCAGCTGGCGAACGTGGCGAAAGGTGGCTATGTGCTGAAAGACAGCGAGGGTCAACCTGAGCTGATCCTGATTGCCACCGGTTCTGAAGTTGAACTGGCTGTCGGCGCGTATGACAAACTGACTGCCGCTGGCCGCAAGGTACGCGTAGTGTCCATGCCGTCTACGGATGCGTTCGACAAGCAGGATGCCGCCTACCGTGAAGCGGTGCTGCCGAAGGCCGTGTCCGCACGCGTGGCGATTGAAGCAGGTATCGCGGACTACTGGTTCAAGTACGTCGGCCTGAACGGTGCGATTGTCGGCATGACGAGCTTCGGCGAATCAGCTCCGGCTGAACTGCTGTTCGAAGAGTTCGGCTTTACCGTCGATAACGTGGTCGAAAAAGCGCAGGCGTTGTTGAAGTAA